A window of Streptomyces gilvosporeus contains these coding sequences:
- a CDS encoding alcohol dehydrogenase catalytic domain-containing protein produces MRAVVIDGSGAFRLKQRADPVAGPDQVAVRVHAAGLNAADLQQARGDYPAPPGWPTDIPGLEIAGEVEQVGADVTGMSVGDRVMALVGGGGHAERIVVPADLLLPLPAGSSWREAAGFPEAFSTAWDALVVQAGVRAGDRVLVTGAAGGVGTAMVQVAAASGAHVVASVRRTELHDRVKELAPAGSTVEVVAPGQEGGRAPYDIVVELVGGEECLRRVELLRTRGKILVVGVQGGTVAPLRMFDLMLARAQLIGTTIRGRSHAEKALLAATVRTSVVPLLAEGRLRVPVDSAFPLDGYSDAYARLAGPGKFGKVVMEL; encoded by the coding sequence ATGCGAGCAGTGGTGATCGACGGCAGCGGGGCTTTCCGGCTCAAGCAGCGCGCCGATCCGGTGGCCGGGCCCGACCAGGTGGCGGTGCGGGTCCACGCCGCAGGGCTCAACGCGGCCGACCTTCAGCAGGCTCGGGGCGACTATCCGGCGCCACCAGGCTGGCCGACCGACATCCCCGGGCTGGAAATCGCCGGTGAGGTCGAACAGGTCGGTGCGGACGTCACGGGAATGAGCGTCGGCGACCGGGTCATGGCGCTCGTGGGTGGCGGTGGCCATGCCGAACGGATCGTGGTGCCCGCCGACTTGCTGCTTCCCCTCCCCGCGGGGTCGTCCTGGCGGGAGGCAGCAGGCTTCCCTGAGGCGTTCAGCACCGCATGGGACGCACTGGTCGTCCAAGCGGGGGTGCGTGCGGGAGACCGGGTTCTGGTCACCGGGGCCGCGGGTGGGGTCGGTACGGCCATGGTGCAGGTGGCCGCCGCTTCAGGCGCCCATGTCGTGGCAAGTGTGCGCCGGACCGAACTGCATGACCGAGTGAAGGAACTCGCCCCCGCCGGCAGCACCGTTGAGGTGGTGGCCCCTGGGCAGGAGGGCGGACGGGCGCCGTATGACATCGTCGTCGAGCTGGTCGGCGGCGAGGAGTGCCTGCGGCGGGTTGAACTGCTGCGTACCCGGGGGAAGATCCTCGTGGTGGGGGTCCAGGGCGGGACGGTGGCACCCTTGCGCATGTTCGACCTGATGCTGGCGCGCGCCCAGCTGATCGGCACCACCATTCGAGGCCGCTCCCACGCGGAGAAGGCGCTCCTCGCGGCCACGGTGCGCACAAGCGTCGTCCCGCTGCTGGCCGAGGGCCGGCTGCGGGTGCCTGTCGACTCGGCTTTCCCGTTGGACGGTTACTCCGATGCCTACGCCCGGCTGGCCGGGCCGGGGAAGTTCGGCAAGGTGGTCATGGAGCTCTGA
- a CDS encoding class I SAM-dependent methyltransferase, whose protein sequence is MIPNAGRGRAVLEVGPGTGAVTRHITGSLGRLDTLDLIEANPRFAALLQDTYADDPRLRIHTGLIQEHELASYDTIVCGLPFANFDADTTEEIFDRLLGSLRPGGTLSFFGYVGGETIRRTLADAVDRERTLAGLGVLRRILRRHTFRTETVLGNLPPARVHHLAPVSPPADSEWAPTCDCRKTSP, encoded by the coding sequence ATGATCCCCAACGCCGGCCGCGGTCGCGCGGTGCTGGAGGTAGGACCCGGTACAGGAGCGGTGACCCGACACATCACCGGCTCACTGGGCCGACTGGACACCCTGGATCTGATCGAGGCCAACCCGCGCTTCGCCGCCCTGCTGCAAGACACCTACGCCGACGATCCGAGACTGCGCATCCACACGGGCCTGATCCAGGAACACGAACTCGCCTCCTACGACACCATCGTGTGCGGCCTGCCGTTCGCCAACTTCGACGCGGACACGACCGAAGAGATCTTCGACCGACTCCTCGGGTCCCTGCGGCCCGGCGGCACGCTGTCCTTCTTCGGATACGTGGGCGGCGAGACCATCCGCCGGACACTCGCCGACGCAGTCGACCGCGAGCGCACCCTCGCCGGGCTCGGCGTACTGCGCCGCATCCTGCGCCGGCACACGTTCCGTACGGAGACGGTGCTGGGAAACCTGCCGCCGGCCCGGGTCCACCATCTCGCGCCGGTCAGCCCGCCGGCTGATTCCGAGTGGGCACCCACCTGCGACTGCCGCAAGACGTCTCCCTGA
- a CDS encoding trypsin-like peptidase domain-containing protein — MRRIPWARAAALGLCAAIPFTAPASAAPTPGSPPKPSKTATPEEIRQAREAERYWTPERIRTAVPVDGTDSVQRSPEDGPRSAPKPPGGRQKRSLQEPSHTIDEGMATVGVFLIRNDKDEATPNQFCTAASVASPTKSLAVTAAHCLKRSSGRNIAFVPGYRAGGSSAGRAGETPYGIFPVKPGKIWIDGRYLRTAPDDDVDFAFLRVGPNAQGQLLEDATGRGNTLTKVTSAKLARPGITVVGYPGGQKTPLRCTNNTTAFQGRFMEIKCDGFRAGVSGGPFLENFDGARGNLVGVIGGYKTGGAYDHTSYTSQFDDDVFRLYHQAVSDAPADTGSDASMGTSGTWSHARGMTTGRFHTASVRNNTSDLIVRWSDGEVSLYPGNDRYGFGKDIQLVKDKNWKQARQITAGDFTGNGSYDLLVRWADGRVTLYKDVNETNKLKNAVQLRGPNGTWTHAVAMTAGRFGGGNTRSDDLAVVWTDGEVTLYPNVDAKGMHGERQLMPPPDRTWPYARDLAAGNFRSASGDQDLFVRWVDGEVTAYEDLARNGIGKRRKEHRLRPHGSPWRKATLATVGAFGGPDRQDDIVTLWAGGKLTVRPDSTTASMGPERVLVSQ; from the coding sequence ATGAGACGAATACCTTGGGCGCGCGCCGCGGCCCTGGGCCTGTGCGCCGCAATCCCCTTCACCGCCCCCGCGTCGGCCGCGCCGACCCCCGGCAGTCCACCCAAACCCTCGAAGACCGCAACGCCGGAAGAGATCCGGCAGGCCCGGGAGGCCGAGCGTTACTGGACCCCGGAACGCATCCGCACCGCGGTGCCCGTCGACGGCACGGACAGCGTCCAGCGCAGCCCGGAGGACGGCCCGCGGAGCGCGCCCAAGCCGCCCGGCGGCCGGCAGAAGCGCTCCCTCCAGGAGCCCAGCCACACCATCGACGAGGGCATGGCCACCGTCGGCGTCTTCCTGATCCGCAATGACAAGGACGAGGCGACCCCCAACCAGTTCTGCACCGCCGCCTCGGTGGCCTCACCGACCAAGAGCCTCGCCGTCACGGCGGCGCACTGCCTCAAGAGGTCCTCCGGCCGCAACATCGCCTTCGTTCCCGGCTACCGGGCCGGCGGCTCGTCGGCGGGCCGGGCGGGCGAGACCCCGTACGGGATCTTCCCCGTCAAGCCCGGCAAGATCTGGATCGACGGCCGCTATCTGCGGACGGCACCCGACGACGACGTCGACTTCGCTTTCCTGCGCGTGGGCCCCAACGCCCAGGGACAACTCCTGGAGGACGCCACCGGGCGCGGCAACACCCTCACCAAGGTGACCTCCGCCAAGCTCGCACGCCCGGGCATCACCGTCGTCGGATACCCCGGCGGCCAGAAGACCCCGCTGCGGTGCACCAACAACACCACCGCCTTCCAGGGCCGGTTCATGGAAATCAAGTGCGACGGCTTCCGGGCCGGCGTCAGCGGCGGGCCGTTCCTGGAGAACTTCGACGGCGCCCGCGGGAACCTGGTCGGCGTCATCGGCGGCTACAAGACCGGCGGCGCCTACGACCACACCTCCTACACCTCCCAGTTCGACGACGACGTCTTCCGCCTCTACCACCAGGCCGTCAGCGACGCGCCCGCGGACACCGGCTCCGACGCTTCCATGGGCACCTCCGGCACCTGGTCGCACGCCAGAGGCATGACCACCGGCCGCTTCCACACGGCCTCCGTACGCAACAACACCAGCGACCTGATAGTGCGCTGGTCCGACGGCGAGGTCTCCCTCTACCCCGGCAACGACAGGTACGGCTTCGGCAAGGACATCCAGCTCGTCAAGGACAAGAACTGGAAGCAGGCGCGGCAGATCACCGCCGGCGACTTCACCGGCAACGGCAGCTACGACCTCCTCGTCCGCTGGGCCGACGGCCGAGTGACGCTCTACAAGGACGTCAACGAAACCAACAAGCTGAAGAACGCAGTTCAGCTGCGGGGCCCCAACGGCACCTGGACCCACGCCGTCGCGATGACCGCCGGCCGTTTCGGCGGGGGTAACACGCGCAGCGATGACCTCGCCGTGGTCTGGACCGACGGTGAGGTGACGCTCTACCCCAATGTCGACGCCAAGGGCATGCACGGCGAGCGACAGCTCATGCCGCCGCCCGACCGCACCTGGCCCTACGCCCGGGACCTCGCCGCAGGCAACTTCCGTTCAGCGTCGGGCGACCAGGACCTCTTCGTCCGCTGGGTCGACGGCGAAGTCACCGCCTACGAAGACCTCGCCCGCAACGGAATAGGCAAGCGGCGCAAGGAACACCGACTCCGGCCCCACGGCTCGCCCTGGCGCAAGGCCACCCTGGCCACCGTCGGCGCCTTCGGCGGCCCCGACCGCCAGGACGACATCGTCACCCTCTGGGCCGGAGGCAAACTCACCGTGCGCCCCGACAGCACCACAGCGTCGATGGGCCCCGAACGCGTCCTCGTCAGTCAATAG
- a CDS encoding DUF6232 family protein — MASAQPIIGVDLRVSKRLLWVGDAYYPLQNVARVYTLTIHPRRKDAVLLFVKRLLILGTATVLLSLLAATIDASSDGGSAGVTVLVVCAAGATLLYSLVEMLKVLGAPTHFVLAVETTGPSTAVVTSPDPDQLRRLAHQIAHAIENPQAEFEVRVNTIAISPKHYYFGDNVNMYGGTGNVGMAS, encoded by the coding sequence GTGGCATCGGCACAGCCGATCATCGGGGTCGATCTGCGGGTCAGCAAGCGGCTGCTCTGGGTCGGTGACGCCTACTACCCCCTCCAGAACGTCGCGCGGGTGTACACGCTCACCATCCACCCCCGGCGCAAGGATGCCGTCCTGCTCTTCGTGAAGCGGCTGCTGATCCTCGGGACGGCAACGGTTCTCCTCAGCCTGCTCGCCGCCACGATCGACGCCTCCAGCGACGGCGGATCCGCCGGAGTCACCGTCCTCGTCGTGTGTGCCGCGGGCGCCACACTGCTCTACTCCCTTGTGGAGATGCTGAAGGTGCTCGGCGCGCCCACTCACTTCGTCCTTGCCGTGGAGACGACCGGTCCCTCCACTGCCGTAGTGACCAGCCCCGACCCGGACCAACTGCGTCGGCTCGCCCACCAGATCGCGCACGCGATCGAGAACCCTCAGGCCGAGTTCGAGGTACGGGTGAACACGATCGCGATCAGCCCCAAGCACTACTATTTCGGAGACAACGTCAACATGTACGGCGGCACCGGCAACGTGGGGATGGCGAGCTGA
- a CDS encoding ammonium transporter produces the protein MPTTLDTGNTAWLMASTAMVLLMTPGLAFFYGGMVKTKHVLVMLKMSFVCLALVTLLWLAIGYSLAFGKDVGGWGVIGSPAHWMMHDIGMTSLNGSIPTVIFSAFQMAFAIITVALISGSIAGRATMRGWLWFVVAWTLFVYVPMAHWVFAPDGWVTAHLGALDFAGGMPVEINSGAAGLAVAIVVRKRKDFERETIRPHNLPLVVVGLALLWFGWFGFNAGSALQAGGSAPMAFLNTQLAACGAMVGWPLIEKWRLGHVEMLGVASAAVAGMVAITPACGEVSPIGALVIGFVAGVVCAFAINLKYKLRYDDTLDVVGVHGWGGIVGVLGIGLFATFQMSGKKGLFYGGGIDLLWRQAVGVVVCAAFSFGVTWLIAQVIERTVGFRAAEDYEHVPGAEEEQAYDDETIAEIRRRLVQARVPVAVGTGGAEAGSGSADAELLAELREVLQRREQEK, from the coding sequence ATGCCTACCACTCTCGATACGGGTAACACCGCATGGCTCATGGCGAGTACCGCCATGGTGCTGCTGATGACGCCCGGCCTTGCCTTCTTCTACGGGGGCATGGTCAAGACCAAGCATGTGCTGGTCATGCTCAAGATGAGCTTCGTCTGCCTGGCCCTGGTCACCCTGCTGTGGCTGGCGATCGGTTACAGCCTGGCCTTCGGCAAGGACGTCGGCGGCTGGGGAGTGATCGGCTCCCCTGCGCACTGGATGATGCACGACATCGGGATGACCAGCCTGAACGGCTCCATCCCCACCGTCATCTTCTCCGCCTTCCAAATGGCCTTCGCGATCATCACCGTGGCCCTGATCAGTGGATCCATCGCCGGTCGTGCGACCATGCGCGGCTGGCTGTGGTTCGTCGTGGCGTGGACCCTCTTCGTCTATGTGCCGATGGCGCACTGGGTGTTCGCGCCCGACGGCTGGGTGACCGCCCACCTCGGCGCTCTGGACTTCGCCGGTGGTATGCCGGTGGAGATCAACTCCGGTGCGGCCGGCCTCGCGGTGGCGATCGTGGTCCGTAAGCGCAAGGACTTCGAGCGGGAGACCATCCGCCCGCACAACCTGCCCCTGGTCGTGGTCGGTCTCGCGCTGCTGTGGTTCGGCTGGTTCGGCTTCAACGCCGGCTCCGCGCTGCAGGCCGGTGGCAGCGCACCGATGGCCTTCCTCAACACCCAGCTCGCCGCGTGCGGCGCGATGGTCGGCTGGCCGCTGATCGAGAAGTGGCGGCTCGGACACGTCGAGATGCTCGGTGTGGCTTCGGCGGCCGTCGCGGGCATGGTCGCCATCACCCCGGCCTGTGGTGAGGTCTCCCCGATCGGCGCCCTGGTGATCGGCTTCGTCGCGGGAGTGGTGTGCGCCTTCGCGATCAACCTCAAGTACAAGCTGCGCTACGACGACACGCTGGACGTGGTGGGCGTGCACGGCTGGGGCGGCATCGTCGGTGTCCTGGGTATCGGCCTGTTCGCCACCTTCCAGATGAGCGGCAAGAAGGGCCTGTTCTACGGCGGCGGCATCGACCTGCTGTGGCGCCAGGCCGTCGGCGTGGTGGTGTGCGCGGCCTTCTCCTTCGGCGTGACCTGGCTGATCGCCCAGGTCATCGAGCGGACGGTCGGCTTCCGGGCCGCCGAGGACTACGAGCACGTCCCCGGCGCGGAGGAGGAGCAGGCGTACGACGACGAGACCATCGCCGAGATCCGCCGGCGGCTGGTGCAGGCACGGGTCCCCGTCGCCGTGGGCACGGGTGGCGCGGAGGCCGGTTCCGGCAGCGCCGACGCCGAGCTGCTGGCCGAACTGCGGGAGGTCCTCCAGCGACGGGAGCAGGAGAAGTGA
- a CDS encoding EF-hand domain-containing protein, which yields MTTTSNNAIEDEFRRMDADGDGLVDLTDFLRAPRKLLAALDIPEDAPKAQALMRANETQWASFLSLGDADDDGALTADEYVTTRTSPAFRSPSRPGKGEVCQTLFDVLDGDDSGTISQDEFLRAADFLCMPRTEASSYFASLDTDNDGQLSAKEFLKAVKRFYTS from the coding sequence GTGACCACTACCAGCAACAACGCGATCGAGGACGAGTTCCGGCGCATGGACGCCGACGGCGACGGGCTCGTCGACCTCACCGACTTCCTCCGTGCACCACGCAAACTCCTCGCCGCCCTCGACATTCCGGAGGACGCCCCCAAGGCCCAGGCCCTGATGCGGGCCAACGAGACCCAATGGGCGTCTTTCCTCTCTCTCGGCGACGCCGACGACGACGGGGCCCTGACCGCTGACGAGTACGTGACCACCCGCACCTCGCCCGCATTCCGTTCCCCGAGCCGTCCGGGCAAGGGGGAGGTCTGCCAGACCCTCTTCGACGTCCTCGACGGCGACGACAGCGGCACCATCAGCCAGGACGAGTTCCTGCGCGCGGCCGACTTCCTGTGTATGCCCCGGACCGAGGCGTCGAGCTACTTCGCGTCGCTCGACACCGACAACGACGGACAGCTGAGCGCCAAGGAGTTCCTGAAGGCGGTCAAGCGCTTCTACACGAGCTGA
- a CDS encoding glycosyl hydrolase, translated as MMPHRHRRRLMTGVVVAAALGLVGSQAYAAAGTSAPRPRSARHQADIGRQHSRLLHSGHQMTALIPGAKPEGDDDGADEAENSAEATAQFTEARTAPGVVAPGAYGAAWQQLRSMSHTAGGWNHVTKKTYDADDPRYRDINSNSSGGAGHVTGRITGIAADDQGYVYAGGANGGVFRSRTGGGHWQPIADELPSLSTGTLALDHANRLWYATGESNTGATSFVGTGVYVLKDPRHGTFRPGDRVGGAELESTVIHALRFAGDTVWAATSRGVWSHSATDLSGPWKLEFAPNPAYLPGGSKASDPSAPYKNIANDIAVDPKDPGKVLLAVGWRGGDSYNGLYAQRNGSWQRVDGLGDLPSDSANVGNVTFAAAADGSRLYAIDQSPAQTTANPDSGLKGVYVSKSGSPLGPWTQIADYQKLKGSGSALQSAGYMPGIQSWYNQFLQVDPAHADHVYMGLEEVFETKNGGTDWTVPGPYWNFPFPCWSIDPSRQTGDCSPTTHSDQHAVAVGSYHGKTWVYVGNDGGIYRRPLNGAVDSGGHAKDWQSLADGTIDTLQYYSVGVGKDRAYGGVSVTGGLQDNGQSMLRGRDRVMGSNFGGDGADTITDPADGCNIAQEYVYLDMWVTQDCGVNNGAWSTDPTKATEYEVAPPDKDLAGKGARFIAPLTADAKEPDTWIAGGRHVWVQTKGYAIRSGSEWKSAYDLGDGHLATAVAASGGRVYVGWCGPCDSQGFTRGIAVGTAGGTGWHQLNLPVDGAIPNRYISGFDIDPADADHVYVAVNGFSRKWTEGPGAGVGHVFESKDGGAHWTDISANLPDVPANTVKLLPNGGLTLGTDLAVFYRAPGAKRWQVLGHGLPTTAVLELRPGPDGDLYAATHGRGIWSFDVRRLAARKR; from the coding sequence ATGATGCCCCACCGGCATCGACGACGGCTCATGACCGGAGTCGTCGTCGCCGCTGCGTTGGGCCTGGTCGGCAGCCAGGCGTACGCAGCCGCAGGAACCTCAGCACCCAGACCCCGCAGCGCCCGCCACCAGGCCGACATCGGTCGCCAGCACAGTCGGCTGCTGCACTCCGGGCACCAGATGACCGCCCTGATACCGGGCGCGAAACCCGAAGGCGACGACGACGGCGCGGACGAGGCGGAGAACTCGGCGGAGGCCACCGCCCAGTTCACCGAGGCCCGCACCGCCCCCGGTGTCGTCGCGCCCGGCGCGTACGGCGCCGCCTGGCAGCAACTGCGGTCCATGAGCCACACCGCAGGCGGCTGGAACCACGTCACCAAGAAGACGTACGACGCCGACGACCCGCGCTACCGGGACATCAACTCCAACTCCAGCGGCGGTGCCGGTCACGTCACCGGCCGCATCACCGGAATCGCCGCCGACGACCAGGGCTACGTCTACGCGGGCGGCGCCAACGGCGGCGTCTTCCGGTCGCGTACCGGCGGTGGCCACTGGCAGCCCATAGCCGACGAGCTGCCCTCGTTGTCCACCGGCACGCTCGCCCTCGACCACGCCAACCGGCTCTGGTACGCCACCGGTGAGTCCAACACCGGGGCGACTTCGTTCGTCGGCACCGGTGTCTACGTCCTGAAGGACCCCCGGCACGGCACGTTCCGGCCGGGCGACCGAGTGGGCGGCGCGGAATTGGAAAGCACCGTCATCCACGCCCTGCGGTTCGCCGGGGACACGGTGTGGGCGGCGACCAGCCGCGGCGTGTGGTCGCACTCGGCCACCGACCTGTCGGGCCCGTGGAAGCTCGAGTTCGCGCCGAACCCCGCATACCTGCCCGGTGGTTCGAAGGCGTCGGACCCCTCGGCCCCGTACAAGAACATCGCCAACGACATCGCGGTCGACCCGAAGGACCCGGGCAAGGTCCTGCTCGCGGTCGGCTGGCGCGGCGGAGATTCCTACAACGGCCTGTACGCGCAGCGGAACGGCAGCTGGCAGCGGGTCGACGGGCTCGGCGACCTGCCGTCGGACAGCGCGAACGTCGGCAACGTGACCTTCGCGGCCGCCGCCGACGGCTCTCGGCTGTACGCGATCGACCAGTCCCCGGCTCAGACGACGGCAAACCCGGACAGCGGCCTGAAGGGCGTCTACGTCTCCAAGTCCGGCTCCCCGCTGGGCCCGTGGACGCAGATCGCGGACTACCAGAAACTGAAGGGCTCCGGTTCGGCGCTGCAGAGCGCGGGCTATATGCCGGGCATCCAGTCCTGGTACAACCAGTTTCTCCAGGTCGACCCGGCCCATGCGGACCATGTCTACATGGGGCTGGAGGAGGTCTTCGAGACCAAGAACGGCGGCACCGACTGGACGGTTCCGGGGCCGTACTGGAACTTCCCGTTCCCCTGCTGGAGCATCGACCCGAGCAGGCAGACCGGCGACTGCTCCCCGACCACGCACTCCGACCAGCACGCGGTCGCGGTCGGCAGTTACCACGGCAAGACCTGGGTCTATGTGGGCAACGACGGCGGCATCTACCGGCGTCCGCTGAACGGCGCGGTCGACTCCGGCGGACATGCCAAGGACTGGCAGTCGCTGGCCGACGGCACCATCGACACCCTTCAGTACTACTCGGTCGGCGTGGGCAAGGACCGCGCCTACGGCGGGGTCTCGGTCACCGGCGGCCTCCAGGACAACGGCCAGTCGATGCTGCGCGGCCGCGACCGGGTCATGGGCTCCAACTTCGGCGGCGACGGCGCCGACACGATCACCGACCCGGCCGACGGCTGCAACATCGCCCAGGAGTATGTCTACCTGGACATGTGGGTCACCCAGGACTGCGGCGTCAACAACGGCGCCTGGTCCACCGACCCGACGAAGGCCACCGAGTACGAGGTCGCCCCGCCGGACAAGGATCTGGCCGGCAAGGGAGCCCGCTTCATCGCACCCCTCACCGCCGACGCCAAGGAGCCCGACACCTGGATCGCCGGCGGCCGTCACGTATGGGTGCAGACCAAGGGCTATGCGATCCGCAGCGGCTCGGAATGGAAGAGCGCCTACGACCTCGGCGACGGCCACCTCGCCACCGCAGTCGCCGCTTCGGGCGGCAGGGTCTACGTCGGCTGGTGCGGCCCCTGCGACAGCCAGGGCTTCACCCGCGGCATCGCGGTCGGCACGGCTGGGGGTACCGGCTGGCACCAGCTCAACCTGCCGGTCGACGGTGCGATCCCCAACCGGTACATCTCCGGCTTCGACATCGACCCGGCAGATGCCGACCACGTGTACGTGGCGGTCAACGGGTTCTCCCGAAAGTGGACCGAGGGCCCCGGCGCGGGCGTCGGCCACGTCTTCGAATCGAAGGACGGCGGCGCCCACTGGACGGACATCTCCGCCAACCTGCCCGACGTCCCGGCGAACACGGTGAAACTGCTGCCGAACGGCGGCCTTACCCTCGGCACCGACCTGGCCGTCTTCTACCGGGCACCCGGCGCCAAACGGTGGCAGGTGCTCGGGCATGGGCTGCCCACCACCGCGGTGCTGGAACTGCGGCCCGGCCCGGACGGTGACCTGTACGCGGCCACACACGGCCGCGGCATCTGGTCGTTCGACGTACGACGCCTGGCGGCACGCAAGCGCTGA
- a CDS encoding ammonium transporter has product MSHIFDTGNASWLLMAAAMVLLMAPGLAFFYGGMVKTGQVITMLKMCFGCVVLVSIIWFAFGYTLAFGKDAGGLGLIGGLDHVFMSGMGLKSRTGGIPTVTFSVFHMSFAIVTVALISGSVAGRAKMKGWLVFACAWTLLVYVPMAHWVFAPDGWVSRQLGAVDFSGGTVVELASGAAGLALAAVAGRREDFERQPIRPHNLPLVVIGLSLLWFGWFGFNTGSSLGVPGAAAMGFVNTQFAAGAAMAGWAVTSYWRTRQVGLLDISMGAVTGMVAMTPAAGDVTPFWAVAIGFLAGLTCAFAISWKYRFGVDDTLDVVGIHGWGGLFGMVMVGLAATGTMTGKKGLFYGGGWDLLGKQLVAVLVIGLFSFAMTALIGKLVDRTVGLRQSHGAEEHEQVYQNDWDVQFKEIADALRGSGVDEGASEPDASALLDQVRRILAADPEQLRD; this is encoded by the coding sequence ATGTCCCACATCTTCGACACGGGCAACGCCTCCTGGCTGCTCATGGCCGCGGCCATGGTGCTGCTGATGGCCCCGGGACTGGCCTTCTTCTACGGCGGCATGGTGAAGACCGGCCAGGTCATCACCATGCTCAAGATGTGCTTCGGCTGTGTGGTGCTGGTCAGCATCATCTGGTTCGCGTTCGGCTACACCCTCGCCTTCGGCAAGGACGCCGGCGGGCTGGGGCTGATCGGCGGGCTCGACCACGTCTTCATGTCCGGCATGGGCCTGAAGAGCCGCACCGGCGGCATCCCCACCGTGACCTTCTCGGTCTTCCATATGTCCTTCGCCATCGTGACGGTCGCGCTGATCAGCGGCTCGGTGGCGGGACGGGCCAAGATGAAGGGCTGGTTGGTCTTCGCCTGCGCCTGGACCCTGCTCGTCTACGTCCCGATGGCGCACTGGGTTTTCGCACCGGACGGATGGGTGTCCCGGCAGCTCGGCGCCGTCGACTTCTCCGGCGGAACGGTGGTCGAACTCGCCTCCGGCGCGGCCGGTCTGGCACTGGCCGCGGTCGCCGGGCGGCGGGAGGACTTCGAGCGCCAGCCGATCCGCCCGCACAACCTTCCGCTGGTGGTCATCGGCCTGTCCCTGCTGTGGTTCGGCTGGTTCGGCTTCAACACCGGCTCCTCCCTCGGCGTGCCGGGCGCGGCGGCGATGGGCTTCGTCAACACCCAGTTCGCCGCCGGTGCCGCCATGGCGGGCTGGGCGGTGACCAGCTACTGGCGCACCCGCCAGGTCGGTCTGCTGGACATCAGCATGGGCGCCGTCACCGGCATGGTCGCGATGACCCCGGCCGCCGGCGACGTCACCCCGTTCTGGGCCGTCGCGATCGGTTTCCTGGCCGGTCTGACCTGCGCCTTCGCGATCAGCTGGAAGTACCGCTTCGGAGTCGACGACACCCTGGACGTGGTCGGCATCCATGGCTGGGGCGGGCTGTTCGGCATGGTGATGGTCGGCCTCGCGGCAACCGGAACGATGACCGGCAAGAAGGGCCTGTTCTACGGCGGCGGCTGGGACCTGCTCGGCAAGCAGCTGGTGGCGGTGCTGGTCATCGGGCTGTTCTCGTTCGCCATGACCGCGCTGATCGGCAAGCTGGTGGACCGCACCGTCGGCCTCCGCCAGTCGCACGGGGCCGAGGAACACGAGCAGGTCTACCAGAACGACTGGGACGTCCAGTTCAAGGAGATCGCCGACGCGCTCCGCGGCAGCGGTGTCGACGAGGGCGCGTCCGAGCCGGATGCGAGCGCCCTGCTCGACCAGGTGCGCCGCATCTTGGCGGCCGACCCGGAGCAGCTGCGGGACTGA
- a CDS encoding DUF4328 domain-containing protein, whose protein sequence is MSHLPVAPPPPSWSAPPGPQAVLRSPVGLSKAVVILLRLVIVTDLYALWQGNHSYQLVGRLIDDVGSVTSREINEADSLYQASGILQAAATLATAVVFIVWFHRTRVNAEVFAPDYQSKKRGWAIWGWLVPVVNLWFPRRIATDIWNASADPNSRSRALLNWWWALWIVDLSFGRLAGQRYAKAESPEEIKGALAGLMASDVLNIAAAVLAIFFVRHLTRMQHEKALRGPTV, encoded by the coding sequence ATGTCCCACCTGCCCGTTGCGCCACCGCCGCCGAGCTGGTCCGCTCCGCCCGGCCCGCAGGCCGTCCTGCGCTCGCCGGTCGGGCTTTCGAAAGCCGTGGTCATCCTGCTCCGCCTCGTCATCGTCACCGACTTGTACGCGCTGTGGCAGGGGAACCACTCGTACCAACTGGTCGGCAGGCTCATCGACGACGTCGGCTCGGTGACCTCGCGGGAGATCAACGAAGCGGACAGTCTGTACCAGGCGTCCGGGATCCTTCAGGCCGCGGCCACCCTCGCGACCGCCGTGGTCTTCATCGTCTGGTTCCACCGGACCCGGGTCAACGCCGAGGTCTTCGCCCCCGATTACCAGTCGAAGAAGCGCGGTTGGGCGATCTGGGGCTGGCTCGTGCCGGTGGTCAACCTGTGGTTTCCCCGACGCATTGCCACCGACATCTGGAACGCCAGCGCCGACCCGAACTCGCGGTCCAGGGCGCTGCTCAACTGGTGGTGGGCGCTGTGGATCGTGGACCTCAGCTTCGGACGCCTTGCCGGTCAGCGCTATGCGAAGGCGGAGAGCCCGGAGGAGATCAAGGGCGCACTGGCCGGGCTCATGGCAAGCGATGTCCTCAACATCGCCGCCGCCGTCCTCGCCATATTCTTCGTACGCCACCTCACGCGTATGCAGCATGAGAAGGCACTGCGCGGGCCGACGGTCTGA